DNA sequence from the Blastomonas fulva genome:
CGCCCTCCAAAATCGGACGGTCCGATTTACGGCAACCCGCTCGTCACCCCAAAAGCAGCCAGTCCGCTTTCAGTTCCGTCCGCTTATCGGCAGCACCCACCGCTGCTCCCACAAGCCCAAAATCGAAATCCCCATAGACATCAGCACCTGACGACCGCGGGTTCGGGCACCGTCGACTTTCCGACGCCTCACGGCGTCCGAAACTCTAAACGGAAGGAGACCGGCCGGTTCTGGGTCCAAAGGCCGCGGAAGCTGCCAATCAACCTCACCTTTTCGGACGACGATTACGGACCCAGCCTGCCTTCGCTCGCGAAGCGTAACCGATCGTGCGGCTGATTGCGATGCGGCGTCCTCGGATGAAGCCCTCATCGCTTGCCTGCATGGAGAAGCGATCTGCGAATGCGGGTTGAATGCCTTCAGAGTAAATTCGCTACGCCCCAGACCAACTCTCGCCCAAGCTTTCTGAAAGAACGGCGAAGCCTGGTCTGGCGTCACGCCAAGCATGTCGAAATTAATGCTGACTAGAAGGTTTAGCGATCGGCCGTTATCGCGGCGGCGCAAGGTTCGGATTTAGTCGCTTGTTGGATAATGGCGTAATCAGGAATTGAATTTACCAAGCGCGGTCATCATCTGTTTGCGAACCGGCTCTGGATAAGTCGATACACTTTGTTCTATCTTGCGGAGATAGTTCCGCCCGCTTCCGCTCGAATTGAGGTACCCCAAGACCTTGCTCGTGATGCCTGTATCAAGCGCTGCCCGCAAAAGTTCTGCGGGCTCCCAACTGGATTTGACGAAGGCGTCCACGATCCCGTCGCGCGCGGACTTGGCCCGGTCCCAATCCGTGAAGATGGCGATTGGCGCCATAAGAAAGGCGGCAAAAAGACCGAATGGATCGTCCGGGGAGCGCGTCTTTTTGGACAGGCGCGCGTGAACGACGGGAAATGCCGCCGCGACAAGAGCTCCCGCTGGCTCCTGCAGGCGCGCCAACCCATAAGCTAGGGCAGCATCGGCGCTGCGCACCATGGCCTCTGGATGTTTCCGGCGCGCTTCCCGAAGCAAAGCAGCCCAGCCATCATAGCCTTCGCGTCCGTATCCGCCCGAACGTCGCTCGGTTAGCCTCAAGGTCAACTCGTCAACCTTAGCAGCGAAACGACTTGAGGAAGTAGACCGTGCTATCGCGGCAACATTGCCGCCTACCTGCTTGGCGCTGAGCGCCGTCGAGGTCGCAGCAGACAATATCTTTCCGGCATCGGCCAACTCTAAAAGCGGCCCAACAAGGTCGGACGAGGTACGCGGATCGAGAGTGAGGAGTTGATCGAGGACACTAATCGTGATTTCGATGCGCTCGCCGGCAGGAAGCTCGGGCAAGGCACGTCGCAGAATTGCCGCTGTGGACGCAGCATTCGCAGGCAGCAGGCGTAGGACACGTGCGAGTGAGGCCGAGGTCGCTGGCAGGCCGCCGATTGCCGCCTCAAGAAACGCGTCTTTCCTCCGTCCGCTGCGCAGTGTGTCGCGAAGGTCGGCGTCGGACCATTTGTTCATCAGTTCGACAAGAAGCGGTGACAGACGCTTGGGATCACGTTCCAGAGCATCGATCAGCCAAGTCGCTCCCGTGGCATCGCTGACAAGCTGCAACAGGAGAAAGTTACCGTCCGATACCGGACGGGTTCCCAGCGCGAGATCCCGAAGCTTTTTCTGCGCGGCGACCGACCGGGATTGATCGACGAGGACATTGAGCAGTTCCCCTCGTTTGGCGGCGGGGTTTGTCAAAGACGCTTCGGCGAGAAGTGGGAAATTCTCTTTCGGCGCATTCAAGAGCGCGACGCGCAGCAACGGAGCGGCGACCCCATGCATTGCGCCGCGAGCGATTCCTGCCGCGGATCTTATCGCGGCACGTTTGTCATCGGCCAAGACGGCAGCGAGATATTGCGACCGCGCCTTATCGCTATTCGAGGTAAGCGAGGCCGCAACAACAGTCGCAAAGGCGGTATTCTCGGCCATCAAGGACACGGTGGCCTCGGACGACAGGTCTTGGAGAACCAAATTGAGGCTTTCTGGAGCAAGGTCCGCCAATCCTCGAGCAACAGCAGGTCGCAACAAGTGCGGAACGGGCAGGAGTACCCCTTCGGCCTTTCCCTCGGAGAGAATTTGGGGAGCCGAGCTGGCCAGCCGCCGCGCCGCCCTCAAGACTTCGCGGATGACCGAATAGGGCACGTCGGCACCGAATTTGCGAACAAGCAGCTGAATAAATGCCCACTCCTCGGCTGGCTCCAAATCGTGGACGTGGCCGACTGCGCCGATCACCAACCGGGCGAAGTCCGGCACACTCCACGGGTTGCGCCCGAGCGAATTCAGCACGTCGAACATGCCAAGAATCGACTGCGGCGACTGATCCGCTTTGGATTTGAGATCCGACCAGATGAGCGCGAGACGTAGCGACGAGCCGTCACTGCGGCCCTCCGACGTCAGAGCACCGATATCGTCGAGGGCGCTGAGCTTCGGATGAGGGTCCAGGAAAATCTGGTTCGCAATCTGAAGCGTCCAGCTGTGCCTGGGCGCGGCAGGCTGGCGCGAGGCGCCAACTGTCCGCCCTACCCATTTTGCAAACCGAGACCGCGAATTTTCGGGCGCGAACACAAGATCGAATTCGCGATCGCTAAGCGATCTCGGCGCCAGCGCATACGTGCAGATTGCGAGAGTGGACCGCCGCGAGGGCCAGAGGGCTTCGAGCAGCCGCCCGGCAATCAGGTCGGTGCTTTCAAACCCAAAAGCGACGGTTGGCGCACCGCGTTCGAGAAACAACGCTTCGACGATTTCCGTAAGCTTCGCGTCTTGGAGCGGCGGCCATGTTCCCTCGTCAGTCGTATCGATCTCAACCTTATTCTCACTGATCGCACGATCGTCGAGCGAAGCGAGCAGCCCACGCAAGGGGATCGTCCCCCAAAGCGTCGCAGGAACAATCAGGCTGCGGGTAAAGACGGTGCCCGATCGCGGCGCGTCATGATCCTGCCACGTTCGCCCGGCGACATGAAACTGCCCGCTCGGCAACGGGTAGATTGTCAGATATGGCTCGAAGCGTTCGCCCGGGCGAGGAGAGCCGCTGGCGTCGGACAGTTTGTCGACGAGATCCTGGTCGCGCGGTGAGAGCGCGATCGTCGATGCGAGCAATTGGTGGCCGCGCCTGTAACCATGCCATTGTTGATCGATTAGCATCAGTCTGGATTCGGAAATCGAAGCACCCACGAGATGGGGCGGGTGATGTCGCGGTCGGTTTGTACCTCGCTGGCAGTGGCGTCAACGATATATCCTCGCTCGACGATGTCACCATCCAGATATTCCGCCTTGAACGTCTCGTCAGAAAGTTCTCCGCCGACCACGCTGGCGGCGAATATTCCGATTTCGAGACCGCGGGAGTTCGCTATCTTTCCTCCAAGCAAGGGATATTCGCGATCGAGAAACGCGCGCGGACCTGCCGCGCGTGTGTGAGCATCCAGCCGGTCCCAGGCCGTGATGACCAGTCCTACCCGCGGCGTTTCCCCATCGGAGCGATCGAGATTTTCGTCGAGCAATCGGAGAAATTCGCAGAGCATTACCTGCGTTGGCAGAGCAAACTGCCGTTCGTCCCCTTCGCCGACCAAGGCAAGCATCTCGGGAGCGTTGAGCCAGTCAAGAGGCGCCACATTCAGGTCCGACAATATGCGCACGAAGAGCAGCGCGCCGTTCGCAGCGCGGACACGGTCGAGCCACTCTTGGGAAATCTGGGCGGACTTTGCAATGTCGTCCCAGGTTTCGCCCGAAACGTCTGGCACCGACAGATGCGCTTCGCTGTCGTCAACCTTGCTGCGGATTTCTATCATGATTTCGCCGCTGAGCTCATCCGCGGTATTATGTGAGCGCGGTGCGAACTCACCCTTCATCAGGTAGTCGAGCGCATCCTCGATGTAGCGCATGTCGTCGGGCAGGCGCGTTGCGACGAGAGCGCCATCGCCATCGCGAAAGTGCGCGACGAGCCGCGCGAGATAATTGGTCTTTCCAGTGTCGGGTCCGCCGACCAGGATGATGCTTTTGGTCATGGTCGCGGCTCGCTGTTGGCGTAACGCAGGATGAAACGCGATGCGACCGGCTCCTTGCTGGCCCAGGTGACCGGCCGCTTGCTTGGCTGAGGCAGAGATTCCGAAATGAGCGCCGCGATACCAAGGCCCACCGGAACTTTGCCCTCGCCCGGAAAGGAGGAGATCTCCAGAATGTCGACGGCGGTTGCAACGCCGTCGAATATCGCTTCGAGATTCCGCTTCGTCTTCTCCGGCAGCGCGCCGAGATCGGCGTGCGTCACGACGATTTTGATAGGAGGCATGCCATCCACCATCATCTCAACGAGGCGCCGAAGCAGCGATTTTGCGCGGCTGATTGCGCGCATCCTTTGCGCTGGCTGCCGGAGCTCCATCCCGTTGACGAAGAGCCAGATCACATCGGCCGAATGCAGAAAGTCGAGGCGGTCGACGTGCTTGGTTTCGATCAGCGCGTCGCTCCACTCGCCCGGAAGATCCGGAATGATGAAGTCGATGAGGCCGCCGCTCTCCTGCTTCATTTGAAAATGGAGGAAACCTGCCGAACGACCATCGGTCTGCTCGGTCCGCGCCGTCATTTCATCTGGCGGAGCGGGGCCCCAGCGCCGCGCACCCTGTGTGATCTCCTCAAGTGCCATAAGTGTCAGGCTGTCGGCATATTGGAAGCCCTCGAGCTTTCCGTGCGCCAGGAGCAGGTAAAGACTTACCAAGGCAGCGGTCTTGCCCGCGGCCGGCGTTCCGAGGACGCCAACCAACTGCATCCGCCGCATCGCCATGAGATCGCGGACATCGTCGATGTCCAGCGACAGACTGCCCCAAAGACGTGGCCGCTCGGTCGGCGCTTCGAGTACCGGCGATGTATGATCGTCGTCCTTGCGGCCGCCAGCTGCATCGACGTCTCGAATTCGGAATTCGCAAGTATCGCGATCATTCTCGAGCACGCAAATGCCCGTGTCGCCAACCGTGCATCCTTCCTGTCGGCATCCGCTTGACATATTATATCTTCGCGGCTGGCGTCTGGCAGAGATTGGCGAGCCCGGCTTCAAGGAGCGCCCTCGCGGCCCACTCGTCGCCAGTGATATCCGCCCCGCCTTCACCGGCTCCGCTCGCGATTGCGGTCAGGAGAAGGAAGACCTCAGGGCATTGATCGACGAGGACCCGCCCCGGTATCTTTTCCGCCAGCGGCTCGCGATGGTCGCCCAATCGTTTGAGCAGTGTCGAAAGAGGAAGCGGCTCGACTTCGGCGACGCCCGCCAGCGTGAGGCTACGATGCGCGCTCGCGGGAAGTCGACGCATGAGAATGCCAAGTTCCATTCCCCGAACGACGCCGCGAACACTCGCCTCCAGTCCTTCATAGGCTTTATGCAGCACCGGGCTGCGCCCGCCCTGCGCCCACCAGGCAATATCGAGTTCCTCTCGATCGAGGACGGCATTGTGCTGGAGCGCCTGGATTGCGATGGCAGCGGCCGCAAGTGCTTTGGCAACTTGCCCGAGATCGTCCTCGCCTGCCGCCGGGATGTCCGCAAACACACGCCGTTCGCGGCTATCTTCGGCCCGGCGAAGGCACCAATCGCGTGCGAACTCGAGCACATCTTGGCGGAGCTGCTCGATCTTGGGTTCGGCGAGCGCAGCTTGGCCGGCGAGTGCGGACCAGAGTGCGGCGGCGAGGATGTCGTTCCGGCTAACAGTAGCCGTCGTGTCCCGCCCTTCCAGTACCTCGAACACGCCTGCCGCAGCGATGACAACCACTTCGAGCTCGCGCTCTTCGCGAATGAACGAAGGGGCGTGCTTCTTTATCGCCTCGGCAACAATCGCCCCGAGAGGATCGGGGACCGACCCCGATACGAACGACCGCGCAATCGAGGCACCAAGCTTTACAAGATCGGTAACTCCGGCGGTCTTGCGAAGCTGGGAGGCGACCTCCTTGGCTGCGGCCTTTCGCTTGGTAACGCTTTCGTCCGCCGGCGACGGATCAAAGATTCGCATATATTTTGCAAGGTCAGCCATTCGCACCCCCATCTTCGTCCTTTTTGTTCAGCTCATCCAGCCTGTTGCGCATCATATGGGCCTTGCCGTCGCGGATAGCACGATCGAACAGAATGCGCTCATTCCCGTGCGAAAGCGGCTTGTCCCAATTGTCCGGGATCGCGCCGACCTCGACTAGAAGCCGGAGCCGTTCGGCAGCCGTCAGGTCGCGAAAAAAGCGCAGTATGATGTCAGAATATTCCGCAGGGATATCCCCCATACCGATCGTCCCGTCCGAGGCTTCCTGCAAGATTACCGGCGCTTCGTCCGCTTCGGCAAGCGCAAAGCCCTCGCCAGCGACCGGTTTAGGCGCCTCGCGAAATCGCGGCGACGCAAGCACGACCGATGTCGCATCGGGATCGAGACGCGTCGCGTCCTCCTCGAACTCCATTCTTTCGTTCGACCAGCAGCGTGGGTGGATGGTGACGGCGAGTGCATCTTCTGCTTCGTTCCAACCGAACTCGATGAAGTTAAAGGTGTAGGTATAATCCTCATCAGACCAAGGGGGAACGGTGGCGCCGGCTTCTATTGTCAGAAGGTCGGCTCCTTCGAAGACCTTCTCGACGCGAGCCGACGGATTATGCTCGTGGCCCGTCACGAGCACGCGCGCACGCGATCGGACATATTGCGCTGCCTCGGCTGCGTCGGCCATCCATTTCAGCGGATGATGCGCCAGAACGACGAGTTCCTCGCCCGACGTCCGAGGCAGGACGCGTTGGCGTTCGCCCAACAGCAACTTGCCCTCGACATCATTCTTCGAGCAGGCGAGCGCCGTGTTGAGCCCGACGATCCGGATGTGACGGCCCGGTGCCAGCTCAATTAGGCGGTCACCCGCGCCGCCACCATTCTTGTCGAGGGGGCAATTATAGGCTTCAGAGAATTCGCTGTACGCATGGAAGCGCTTGTAGAGCAGTTCGCGATCATTTTCGTCGCGCAGGAAGACATTGAGTTTCGTCTCGCCTGCTTCTTCAACTTCCTTGAGCAGGTAGGCACCCGCAGAGGAAATCTGACCCCGGTCGATATCGTGGTTGCCGGGTACGACCTGAACATCCGATCGCTCGCAGCCGATGGCGATAGTCAGGCGATCAAGCCACTTGCCCGCCTGCCGATATTCCTCTTCGGTACCGCTGTAAGCGATATCGCCGGTCACCATGACGCCCGAGATGCGCTTCGGAGCGATGGCGGCGGAGAAGACAGCCACGTCGTCCAGCAATCTTTCGCGGACATCCTCGTGCACGTAGAAGAGTGTGCCCTTCTCCTGTCCGAAATGAATATCGGATAGGTGAATCAATATCACCGACATATTTGACTACCGTGCTGACCGCGCGGGTAGGAATACCCTCACGGAATGGCTAAAGCCCGCCACCATAGCGCCTTATCGACCCGGCGCAATCGCTCTGTGCGCGAATCCCTACAGAAACGAACAAAAATGGTTCAGAGTAGATCATAGATCGGAAGGAAGAATCGCATCCATCAATGGCATTAGGTGACGGAAGCTCTAGCTCGCCTAGTATTCAGGTCGCGTATTCAGAAAATGTAGAGCCACGACTGTTCTGTTCGTTGTTCCAATTATCCCACATGCTGCGAAATGTGGCTTCCGTTTAATGGTGTGACCTGTCCGCACTTTCTGCAACCGAAGCTAGACTAAAGCTGCACCCGCGTCCAAATCGAATGGCAGCTTTCGAGCAGAATGTAATTGAGGCCGGAACGGCAAACATGAGGGCGCAAAGCTGCCGTAGGCTCTCCAATGCTGGGCATCAGGTTACGGCCTTTGAGACCCAGTTTTGACTTCAAGTAGGGCAATTCAGTAGTCTCGTGCCCCTACCTCAACTGTGCAGCCGACGCTTCTGAGGTTCCGGTCTGCGGCGCGGCTGGCGCATCTCCGGATGGCGCCGCTGTTTGCCTCCGACAATCTTGCCGCGACCTGGATTGCATTCCAGCGCTCAGGATCGGTGATCAAAAGCAGCCGCTCCCCTGCCTCCCAGCCGTTACGACGCAATGCCGACATTGCCCGCTTTTCAGGCCACAGCCAGCGTTCTGGCACAACCCAGTCGATCGCAGGCAGGATGATCGCTCCGCCCATTGTACCCAGTACAATAGCTACGCCAGCAGCCACGGCAAGCCACTGGTTCTGCTGCCGCACCGTTCGCAGCGAGCCGATCATTTTGGCCAGCGCGCTGATCGCATTCTGAAGATTGCTCTGCGCAGCTGCCAGAGCCAGATCGGCATCCTTGCGGACCTGCTGCGCCCCTGCCTCGATCTGCCGACCTATCAGCTCGGGTGTCAGCACCAGCGCAGGCTTGTGCGCCAACGCATCGATCGCCACCCGCAGGTCTTCGCAGCTCTGATGGATCAAGGCGAGATCCTCGCTGTAATCCCGCCCTAGCAGATCCTGCTGCCGCTCAGCAAACCCATCGACTGCAGCCGTGACGCCCGCCAGCCGCCGCGCGACAGCGTCCAGCGCCTGCTCAATCGGGATTTCGTCGGGGTCGGGATCAATATCGG
Encoded proteins:
- a CDS encoding GAP1-N1 domain-containing protein, which encodes MLIDQQWHGYRRGHQLLASTIALSPRDQDLVDKLSDASGSPRPGERFEPYLTIYPLPSGQFHVAGRTWQDHDAPRSGTVFTRSLIVPATLWGTIPLRGLLASLDDRAISENKVEIDTTDEGTWPPLQDAKLTEIVEALFLERGAPTVAFGFESTDLIAGRLLEALWPSRRSTLAICTYALAPRSLSDREFDLVFAPENSRSRFAKWVGRTVGASRQPAAPRHSWTLQIANQIFLDPHPKLSALDDIGALTSEGRSDGSSLRLALIWSDLKSKADQSPQSILGMFDVLNSLGRNPWSVPDFARLVIGAVGHVHDLEPAEEWAFIQLLVRKFGADVPYSVIREVLRAARRLASSAPQILSEGKAEGVLLPVPHLLRPAVARGLADLAPESLNLVLQDLSSEATVSLMAENTAFATVVAASLTSNSDKARSQYLAAVLADDKRAAIRSAAGIARGAMHGVAAPLLRVALLNAPKENFPLLAEASLTNPAAKRGELLNVLVDQSRSVAAQKKLRDLALGTRPVSDGNFLLLQLVSDATGATWLIDALERDPKRLSPLLVELMNKWSDADLRDTLRSGRRKDAFLEAAIGGLPATSASLARVLRLLPANAASTAAILRRALPELPAGERIEITISVLDQLLTLDPRTSSDLVGPLLELADAGKILSAATSTALSAKQVGGNVAAIARSTSSSRFAAKVDELTLRLTERRSGGYGREGYDGWAALLREARRKHPEAMVRSADAALAYGLARLQEPAGALVAAAFPVVHARLSKKTRSPDDPFGLFAAFLMAPIAIFTDWDRAKSARDGIVDAFVKSSWEPAELLRAALDTGITSKVLGYLNSSGSGRNYLRKIEQSVSTYPEPVRKQMMTALGKFNS
- a CDS encoding TRAFAC clade GTPase domain-containing protein, whose protein sequence is MTKSIILVGGPDTGKTNYLARLVAHFRDGDGALVATRLPDDMRYIEDALDYLMKGEFAPRSHNTADELSGEIMIEIRSKVDDSEAHLSVPDVSGETWDDIAKSAQISQEWLDRVRAANGALLFVRILSDLNVAPLDWLNAPEMLALVGEGDERQFALPTQVMLCEFLRLLDENLDRSDGETPRVGLVITAWDRLDAHTRAAGPRAFLDREYPLLGGKIANSRGLEIGIFAASVVGGELSDETFKAEYLDGDIVERGYIVDATASEVQTDRDITRPISWVLRFPNPD
- a CDS encoding TRAFAC clade GTPase domain-containing protein, which translates into the protein MLENDRDTCEFRIRDVDAAGGRKDDDHTSPVLEAPTERPRLWGSLSLDIDDVRDLMAMRRMQLVGVLGTPAAGKTAALVSLYLLLAHGKLEGFQYADSLTLMALEEITQGARRWGPAPPDEMTARTEQTDGRSAGFLHFQMKQESGGLIDFIIPDLPGEWSDALIETKHVDRLDFLHSADVIWLFVNGMELRQPAQRMRAISRAKSLLRRLVEMMVDGMPPIKIVVTHADLGALPEKTKRNLEAIFDGVATAVDILEISSFPGEGKVPVGLGIAALISESLPQPSKRPVTWASKEPVASRFILRYANSEPRP
- a CDS encoding GTPase-associated system all-helical protein GASH, with the protein product MADLAKYMRIFDPSPADESVTKRKAAAKEVASQLRKTAGVTDLVKLGASIARSFVSGSVPDPLGAIVAEAIKKHAPSFIREERELEVVVIAAAGVFEVLEGRDTTATVSRNDILAAALWSALAGQAALAEPKIEQLRQDVLEFARDWCLRRAEDSRERRVFADIPAAGEDDLGQVAKALAAAAIAIQALQHNAVLDREELDIAWWAQGGRSPVLHKAYEGLEASVRGVVRGMELGILMRRLPASAHRSLTLAGVAEVEPLPLSTLLKRLGDHREPLAEKIPGRVLVDQCPEVFLLLTAIASGAGEGGADITGDEWAARALLEAGLANLCQTPAAKI
- a CDS encoding metallophosphoesterase translates to MSVILIHLSDIHFGQEKGTLFYVHEDVRERLLDDVAVFSAAIAPKRISGVMVTGDIAYSGTEEEYRQAGKWLDRLTIAIGCERSDVQVVPGNHDIDRGQISSAGAYLLKEVEEAGETKLNVFLRDENDRELLYKRFHAYSEFSEAYNCPLDKNGGGAGDRLIELAPGRHIRIVGLNTALACSKNDVEGKLLLGERQRVLPRTSGEELVVLAHHPLKWMADAAEAAQYVRSRARVLVTGHEHNPSARVEKVFEGADLLTIEAGATVPPWSDEDYTYTFNFIEFGWNEAEDALAVTIHPRCWSNERMEFEEDATRLDPDATSVVLASPRFREAPKPVAGEGFALAEADEAPVILQEASDGTIGMGDIPAEYSDIILRFFRDLTAAERLRLLVEVGAIPDNWDKPLSHGNERILFDRAIRDGKAHMMRNRLDELNKKDEDGGANG
- a CDS encoding DUF6118 family protein: MDDADIDPDPDEIPIEQALDAVARRLAGVTAAVDGFAERQQDLLGRDYSEDLALIHQSCEDLRVAIDALAHKPALVLTPELIGRQIEAGAQQVRKDADLALAAAQSNLQNAISALAKMIGSLRTVRQQNQWLAVAAGVAIVLGTMGGAIILPAIDWVVPERWLWPEKRAMSALRRNGWEAGERLLLITDPERWNAIQVAARLSEANSGAIRRCASRAADRNLRSVGCTVEVGARDY